Within the Stigmatopora argus isolate UIUO_Sarg chromosome 23, RoL_Sarg_1.0, whole genome shotgun sequence genome, the region CAACACCgtgttttttgtgttgttttacctagCAACACCGGTTTTTCCGTGTGCCAGCGGCCTGCCTGGAAAGCGGCCAGCGCCTGCTCCTGGATGAGCTCGCCGTCCACAAAGGGACCCCACGTTTCGAAGACCTCCAGGAATCGGAATGGGTTCACGAGCTGGGAACCTGAGATGGCAGAAATGCCACTTACAGGAATCTCTCCAAACATCGcggacaaaggacttggactaaaactcccattactgttttggggggatttatatcaagcggagaggaactattttcactgtgagtattctatttaaaccaagggtgtcagacttgggttggttcgcgggccgctttaacgtcaactccatttcatttgggctggaccattttagatataatatttagatttttttaatgaatggattaaatgaactggattaaaggccctgaatattcagttttttatagatcgaaaacaaagtttattttagctttttatatatatatatatttagattttacaacatgatttttgaactaaaaacaaagaaaatatggattaaaaaaatagcaattatcgatttaaaagggggaaaatcaggaaattgaatatacatctatactcttcattttaatttgatcctaaaacagaaagtcggcactcatgagttactttcccgggccacacaaaatgatgcggcgggccagattcggcccccgggccaccactttcaCACCTGTGATTTGAactatttacatttacatttttatatatatatatatatatatatatatatatatatatatatatatatatatatatatatatatatatatatatatatatatatatatatatatatatatatatataaatgtaaatagtTCAAATCAcaggttggacactaaattgcccctagctatgattggttgtgccctgcgattgactggccaccaattcagggtgtcccccgtctctggccccaagacaggctgcagcaccctctgcgaccctagaaaatgaatgaacgaatcaATATAGTTTTTGATCATTGTACTGGCACGTGGTAGCTATAATGgcggtgatcctactttgcggtttttcatttatcgcggccatgtctggtctacattaaaccgcgatatttgagggattaccgtaATTCCACTTGAAGGAAACTGACCTCAGACTTTCCAAAGGTCCGGTGGGTAAAAAACTCACTTTATGTTGTATTTTGGGAGTTTCAGGGCCATCACAACTCAGCAAAGATTTACGACAGCGCTAAAAACCTggaggcttttttttgtcaaggtCCCCCCTAAAGAGTTCTTTTACTTTGCCAGATGCCATCACTCAAGATAAAGCGCGGCGCTTTATGCAAGAAGCCAGTGGTCGGCCGTCCTACTTGTTTTCATCTGCGCTTCCAGGACGGCCCGCGGTGAGAGCGACATCAGGCAGACCACGTCGCCGACCGAGCAGTTGGCCTTCCTCGCAAAGTCCTTCCCCAGCTTCAGGGCGTCGTGCCTGCGGGTCGAAGTGGGTGAGAGAGATTGGCTAACGTACCCATTTGCTAGCTGGCAAATGTGGCTTTCCGACCTGCTCTTAAACGGGATGGAAAAGGGTAAACTCTGCAGAACCGCTTGCTTGAACAGATCTTTGCTGCTTTGGATCGTCAGGTGAAGACCGACAGACTGAGCACCGGCGCTTTCTCCGAATAGCGTTACCTGACGCAGAAGCCACACCCTTTTCCCACTCAGCGACTCAAAACCCCAAAATGTCTCGGCCGTAAACTCGCCTTGCCGGAGTCGCCTCCGAACATCTGGATGTTCCGTTGGACCCAAAGGAGCGCCGCCTGCTGGTCCAGAATCCCGTAATTTCCCAGCGCCGCCGATTTCTCGGCGTCTTTACCGGAGACCAGGAACCCGAACGCACCTTTGGAAAGTCACAGGTGATCAGCGATGCAgaaattgtgtgtgtatatatatacatatatgtatatgtatatatagatatatatgtatatatttcagcaacatgcttatttatttatatatttattaatgtatttatttattaacttacttctgacctatctatttatgtctaaaatgcctttcctatttctgcatcctcacccccttgctactgggacaacaaaatttcccgaatacgggatgaataaagttatccaatccaatccaattttgaaataatgactctcacacacactcctaTTATGTATTGTCCTTGACTATCAATTCTTAATGTAAGCATAAACGTGGAAGATGTCCTCACCTAGTCTGTACTCCAGGCTGACCACGATCGTCCGAGTGAAGTTGGCGATGAAGCGACCGTCGTACAGAGGTTTGGAGGCCGAACCGGCGATGAAATCGCCGCCGTGGATCCACGCCATCACCGGAAGCGTCCCGCTCGGCGGGGACCCCGACTTCAGCTCCCGGGGAACAAAGACGTTCAGGTAGAGACAGTCTTCGCTGACCTAAGCGAGGCGAAGGATTCCGGTCAAAGCGCCGTTCCGCCGTCAACGGCGTTTGACGTTTCTTACGTTCTTTGGACATTCCGCAGCCATCGGTCCTCTGCAACCCTGCACGCAAGGAGCCCTCGGGAAGGTGGCATCGTAAAGCGCCTTCCACGGACTCACGGGTCTCGGCGGCTTCCAGCGGTAAGCTCCGACCGGGGGATCCGCGTACGGTATCCCGTAGAAAATATGGGCCTGGTCCACCGTCATCCCCTGGACCGGCCCGTCTTTGGTCATCACCACTGGTCCAGAAGCGTCGGTCTCCTGGACCGGCTCCGTCTTAAAATCCGTGTTGTGGACCGACGGCTCCAGCCCGGCGTAGATTCCTCTCAGGAAACTGGCAAGGTTGACCTCGGTCTCCATTTTGGTGGGCTCGCCCCTAGCGTGCACTGAAGCCAGTGCGCAAAACAGCGGCAAAGACCTCCACCACGCCATATTTGCTCAAGAGCACGGATGTTTTTTAACGAATGACGATGAGAGAACTGCGGACGGCCTCGACTCCCTCGCTTGTGACTCCAATTACTTAAGTTAAGATAAAGCGGAACAACAAAAAGTCGCTTTATGTTTGGAGTAGTGTGTGCGGTGATTGAGCACACATGGCCTTTACTTTGCTTAATGTCATTATCTTGTACATTCAGAAAGgttgaccttttttttacagtcatttTATTGCTAAAATCATGCAAATGTGCCTTTTCAAAATTGTAGTTGCGGAAAAATCCAGCTTTTTCCTGTTTAATAGTCGCCAGAAATGACTGTTTTCGATTTCTAATCTGATTCCCTAAAAATGATGAATGCTAATGTTCAATTGGGAGTGAACATTTGGGTGAACACTGGCCTCTAGTGGTGATTGTCGTAAGGAAATGTGAAGCCCTAAACGAAACGTCGTAATAGAATTAAAAATTATGTTTGAACTCGCATGCTCATTTGGATAGGAGTACATTTAttaccaattttttttcttcttccgtgCAATACATGAGGGTAACATTCATCACTTCCTGTGACGTCATCGCACACCTGTCACTCATTTATAGGCTGTCAATTAGCAGCAAAGCTGACCTTTCCTTGAACAAAACGCGCTCTGCTATAATCATGAAGAAAATGTAAGAAAactcatttgaaatggatttatgTCATTTTGACTCTCTTGTATTTGCAGAAAAAACTTTGACTTTCCTCTCGTCCTTCTAACGCTGATGGTTCAAGCGATATCATTAGGTAAAACTGATTTTTGGTaatatttcatacctgtcaacctctgccgataactgcccttataaatgattatgattccccttacaaacccccccaaaaaaccttccaaacaccgtacgacgagtcgtacggtgtttggaaggtttttggggggtttgtaaggggaatcataatcatctataagggcagttatcggcagaggttgacaggtatgttttgtGCCGtatttttcatgatttattttttaaaaacttcttTTAAAGGACACGCCAAGGACGTTTTCTCAATATGTTGGAAGGGCAACCGCCAGGAAAGGTTGGagcttttatttattacttttgtgAAGTGAAATGAAGCGCTTTAAAGGTTACCATCTCATTCGCTGCTCAGCAACCTGTGGCTCAACGGCACATCTTTAAAAAACCTCTGGAAGAATAACCACATGGCGGCCTTGAGCGTTCCTCTGTCAGTAGAAAACAACGTCAGCCTCCGTTACGCCGGCATACTTCGCTCGTGGACCTTCACCATTTCTTCAGGTAAACAAACCCTGCCTTAACGGCAAACCGGTGGAACATACGCTTGTATCTAATTTCAGATCCCAAGCAAACCAAAGTCCACGGAACTCTGAAACCGACGGAACGCCCGACGAAAACCACGCAGGTTGTGGGATGGTGTTCAAAATCCGTTTTCCTCAGCTCATCTGGGTTATTTTGCAGGACTTCCTGGATTTGTTGACTCCTACCGACGTGTTCCCTTGTGAAAATCACACGTGGTTCTTCTACCAGGAGGAGAATTTCTTCCTCGCTTTCGGTGCACGCCGTTACTTTTATCGGTCCGAAGCATCGAATTTTCTTCTTAAATGGCGTTGCTGAATTTCTCATTTTCAGGTCATTCCGTGCGCTACCCCATCCGTGTGCTGTACCGCTCCCCCACCGCGTTCCTGCTATCCTGGTCTTCGGGCCGGCCTGCTTTCGCCGCCAATTCTCACGCGGTCGGCCTGTATTATTCAGACCGGAACGCCTATCAACTTCTGAAAAGAGAGGAAATGGAAAATAATCCTCACCACGTCACCTCCCTGGAATCCTGCACTCCTTACGTCGTGTGCGTGGACACCGAGACCGACTTCATCGTCACGTGCCTCCCTACTTTGACCGGTATGATGAGGGAATTCATTTCTGcctatttttttgtcacttgGTGAAGACCAGCGCTAAATTTCAGAAAGGAAAAGACCATTTTCTGGTCCTTCCTCGTCATTTTATGGTACTTACAGATCACTTTGCGTCAATTTTGCATCAGTTCCTATTGAATTTTGGCCATTTACAGGTTACTTTGTGTTGGTTTTGGGGTTCCTCGTCAATTAATTCCATTGATTGAAGAAATGGAGCAAAATGAAATCACAAAATTGTAGTTTTAGAGCATCCAggccaggattttttttaaattgtgtatgtagtgaccggacgattcgccgaaagacgtttggccgacggacgtttggccgacggacagttcgctgaacggacatttcgccgaagcgctcgccccgcccccggatcgtgtgtaccagtttttcaaccttggcccgcgggccatatacggcccgttacagataacattcatttaggaataacaagggcatgtactgccccccgctggacttaattctaaatacaagtacgtactacactacaatgtgctgccatttttttatattttttattttatccttgtgtTTAAAGTAGTATATGAATTCCAAAGTCAGTGTTTGACACCTGTTCtagaccgttttttttttttgtcattttccatCAGATCCTGTCATTCCCAGAGACTTTAAAGTCAGTTCGCTGAACAGCAGCAGCATCACCTTGACCTGGAACTTCCCCGAGGAACTCTACTATTCCTTCTTCGTCCTCACGTCCTTCTATCTGGACGGCCTGAACCACGTGGTGAAGGAAGTCCCCCAACGGCACGCGGCGGACGACTTTGCCATCACCTTACATGATTTGCCGCCGTGCAGTCGCGTGTTGTTTGGCCTGCAGACGGTCTGCCAGGCGGGAACAGAGACGCGCTACAGCGGGATGATCGAGACCGACGGAAACATCGGTAAGCCGCACTTCCTCTGCCAACCGCCAGACCCCCTTAAAACGTGAGCCATGTAGCCCACTCCAGCATCGAGGACTTGCGCCAGACCTCGTTCGGCCCGGAAAACTACACCCTGAGCTGGATGGTCAGCGCCCTGTCCACCATCTCCAAGTTCAACATCTACCACCAAGGCGTGCTGCAAGGCGCCACTTTCTCCACCGACTACGTGGTCACGGGTTTGACGCCTTGCCAATTTTACCACGTCAGAGTGGAAGCCCTCTGTGGGGATGGCGTGCTGATGAGCACCGAGACACTTCCGGTACACACAGGTACTCCGTCATCGAGGAACCCTGCATTTGAAATCACGTGTTTATAGGagataccagtggcggtccgtgcattttctaatgacgccttcagcaaaaacgattttatggctataaaacctctattgcagctacagctgcgacacaaaaaaaatcatcaataataacctcatacaattgaaatattatttcggaatacagccatattttactcaccaaaaatccattttaaccgtacacaatatccatccttctttcttcctagttttctatcgccatcgaagctaatgctgaaagtcgagcctgtcctgtcgtatttctggcatacgtttttattcgatttactgctgaaaatgttcgttcccggttttgacaggcttgcttgctttggagttgtccgacctttcttaatgatgtccagctttttttttcttgaaaagtccatcttaaaaatggctttaaatcaatacaacaatatctttgcttgtgcagctcgctccagatacagtttggtagctctggctagtccactctatctatcactagccaatcatagttgatgaaagcgatgacgtatcccctacgcctgcgagaaggcaatgtggtgttgccaactcgaaatctgattggttgatgcaacagtcttatcgacgcttgtttaatgcagcagagcctgcagaactgattgtgaagaccttgaggcagatttctgaccctggcaacaaataatagctgaaatgtgattggttaaatgcttcaatatgaaaacatgcatctggaagcagtgcaaccagggggaaaggaagctaacagaccatttggaattatttaataagtattcatggacaaaatataatatatgattcagatatttcttaggccagcacaCCACTGGTAGAGACGGCtttaaaattgtttgtttttgaaactAGTTGACCAGGCTTGCATTCATTTTCAGGACCCCGCGGCGTGTTAGAACTCCGCTACCGCACCAACGACTCCAAAGCCTTCTGGATTCCTGGCTCGCAAAGCTCCGCCTTGACGTTTTTCTACCAACTGTCCCTGGAGAACGGCCCCGTCCTCCGAGAAGACAATTTGACGGAGACGCAGCTGCAACTGCCAGGGCTAGAAACCGGGAAGAAGTACGTCCTCGGATTGTGGGAACGCTGCGACGGCCGCTGGCTGTCGGGACGGACAGAGTTGTGTTTCGCGGTAGACCGTTCGATTTACGGCTTCCTGGCGAGGGGTGTTGGACTCGACTCCATCAAAGAGGACCAAGGTCAGAGTCCCAATTGTTTTGTACTCTGTTGTTTGTCAAACTACGAATGGCTTCTTCATCTGGGATTTTGTGCTCCAGCTGAAGAAATGTACCTGCTCAGAATGGTGGTGCCAGGTTCCATTCCTGAAGACGTAGGCGACGAAATGACTGAAGTCGAAGCCGTGATGGTGGAAAGCATCCGGGACTTGGTAAATTTGCTGATTTCATTGCGTAACTTGCGAGAGGaaaggaataaaacattttaaacgcacacttgtattcattttgtgttttccagCTACTGGAATTTTTCAGCGAAGTCCGTCCCTCGATCCGTGTTGAAGAAATGGGAATGGAACCCGCCACGGAGAGCCAGAAAACGCAAGTCCAATTGATGCTCTTCGACTCGTCGCACCGAGACGACGACATGCCGCTGCCGGTTCAATTTCACAAGGATTATATCCGGTCCAAACACAGCGCTTACGTCTCGCTTCGGGGCGGAATCCTTTACTGGGATGGTACGAGCGGGCAAAATTGCGTCCAATCTGTCCATCTATCAGCCTGTGTTCATCAAAATGGTTTCTTATTTCAGGTCCTGACCTTTGCGCGCCGTCCAATGGAGCGGTTTGTCCGCAAAACTCTCAGTGCGTCAACACTCTGGGTTCCCACCACTGCGCCTGCAGGAATGGCTACTACGATGTTAGCGCAGCGTTACAGGACCCCGTGCCCTCCTACCCAGTTTGCAACGGTACTACAAATGTGTCTTTCGCTAGTATTTTGTGTCTTACAAAAATGTCAACCGAATTCAAATCTgacctttttaaaaagcacTGTCCCATCGAGTCACCTCTGCAAAGTCTGATGGTTTTTGAGTTTTATTTAatagcacaaattaaatgaTCATATtcctattcatgttaatgaacaatattaagattgtagccgagggctaatttccatctttagtcctttttgtgttggttgaagataaacgatgacacatgcCATATAGTACATTTTTAGACAAtgttgtgatggcaattttt harbors:
- the LOC144068686 gene encoding cAMP-regulated D2 protein: MAWWRSLPLFCALASVHARGEPTKMETEVNLASFLRGIYAGLEPSVHNTDFKTEPVQETDASGPVVMTKDGPVQGMTVDQAHIFYGIPYADPPVGAYRWKPPRPVSPWKALYDATFPRAPCVQGCRGPMAAECPKNVSEDCLYLNVFVPRELKSGSPPSGTLPVMAWIHGGDFIAGSASKPLYDGRFIANFTRTIVVSLEYRLGAFGFLVSGKDAEKSAALGNYGILDQQAALLWVQRNIQMFGGDSGKVTLFGESAGAQSVGLHLTIQSSKDLFKQAVLQSLPFSIPFKSRHDALKLGKDFARKANCSVGDVVCLMSLSPRAVLEAQMKTSSQLVNPFRFLEVFETWGPFVDGELIQEQALAAFQAGRWHTEKPVLLGTTSEEGVIFAYGVFNKPVSAVESVMYVTAIFKQHSLRVLRQYLPLYRDSDRRNMLAQIVTDFVFLCPARRSARAATRAGGKTWMYVFDHVTSDPRVWSGLTFCYAHVCHGAELPFVFDSAPVAGLAVTPGEKRLSDRMLCYWGAFAHAGDPSSRLGQTTFCRERGAPVWPRYSDAGGWPLMNLTLGSHAQEGTRNAVCNFWDSLGIY
- the LOC144068681 gene encoding uncharacterized protein LOC144068681 isoform X1 — protein: MKKIKNFDFPLVLLTLMVQAISLGHAKDVFSICWKGNRQESNLWLNGTSLKNLWKNNHMAALSVPLSVENNVSLRYAGILRSWTFTISSDPKQTKVHGTLKPTERPTKTTQDFLDLLTPTDVFPCENHTWFFYQEENFFLAFGHSVRYPIRVLYRSPTAFLLSWSSGRPAFAANSHAVGLYYSDRNAYQLLKREEMENNPHHVTSLESCTPYVVCVDTETDFIVTCLPTLTDPVIPRDFKVSSLNSSSITLTWNFPEELYYSFFVLTSFYLDGLNHVVKEVPQRHAADDFAITLHDLPPCSRVLFGLQTVCQAGTETRYSGMIETDGNIAHSSIEDLRQTSFGPENYTLSWMVSALSTISKFNIYHQGVLQGATFSTDYVVTGLTPCQFYHVRVEALCGDGVLMSTETLPVHTGPRGVLELRYRTNDSKAFWIPGSQSSALTFFYQLSLENGPVLREDNLTETQLQLPGLETGKKYVLGLWERCDGRWLSGRTELCFAVDRSIYGFLARGVGLDSIKEDQAEEMYLLRMVVPGSIPEDVGDEMTEVEAVMVESIRDLLLEFFSEVRPSIRVEEMGMEPATESQKTQVQLMLFDSSHRDDDMPLPVQFHKDYIRSKHSAYVSLRGGILYWDGPDLCAPSNGAVCPQNSQCVNTLGSHHCACRNGYYDVSAALQDPVPSYPVCNEKGIFSQCLDKVMIGGVAKAYLNAYIGGKVEVALNNATCPVEETAMLFHFRTPRLGTECGTKRRVNQTHMEFQNTLAVRATKDKAITRRDLKVIWKCVYPLHYIRDAHVSIDLKWFKAYSLVHFNSSLQLGLTMDLFGDRSFSEGYRQFARMEPEDTLYFQVALDAEVSFASNVLLHVESCWATETSDPQDEVQGLFLKDGCPIDHTFRWLSVNGVAPKTRFAMQMFHMPEELPLYFHCLASICGLKENCTKNCTNPQRAKRAANILMDAKSERAAVVSAGPLSVSRQISRVTKTSWTENKMIMMIFILAGLVGILGLAVLLVSVAKAVVVYNAQRLNK
- the LOC144068681 gene encoding uncharacterized protein LOC144068681 isoform X2 produces the protein MVQAISLGHAKDVFSICWKGNRQESNLWLNGTSLKNLWKNNHMAALSVPLSVENNVSLRYAGILRSWTFTISSDPKQTKVHGTLKPTERPTKTTQDFLDLLTPTDVFPCENHTWFFYQEENFFLAFGHSVRYPIRVLYRSPTAFLLSWSSGRPAFAANSHAVGLYYSDRNAYQLLKREEMENNPHHVTSLESCTPYVVCVDTETDFIVTCLPTLTDPVIPRDFKVSSLNSSSITLTWNFPEELYYSFFVLTSFYLDGLNHVVKEVPQRHAADDFAITLHDLPPCSRVLFGLQTVCQAGTETRYSGMIETDGNIAHSSIEDLRQTSFGPENYTLSWMVSALSTISKFNIYHQGVLQGATFSTDYVVTGLTPCQFYHVRVEALCGDGVLMSTETLPVHTGPRGVLELRYRTNDSKAFWIPGSQSSALTFFYQLSLENGPVLREDNLTETQLQLPGLETGKKYVLGLWERCDGRWLSGRTELCFAVDRSIYGFLARGVGLDSIKEDQAEEMYLLRMVVPGSIPEDVGDEMTEVEAVMVESIRDLLLEFFSEVRPSIRVEEMGMEPATESQKTQVQLMLFDSSHRDDDMPLPVQFHKDYIRSKHSAYVSLRGGILYWDGPDLCAPSNGAVCPQNSQCVNTLGSHHCACRNGYYDVSAALQDPVPSYPVCNEKGIFSQCLDKVMIGGVAKAYLNAYIGGKVEVALNNATCPVEETAMLFHFRTPRLGTECGTKRRVNQTHMEFQNTLAVRATKDKAITRRDLKVIWKCVYPLHYIRDAHVSIDLKWFKAYSLVHFNSSLQLGLTMDLFGDRSFSEGYRQFARMEPEDTLYFQVALDAEVSFASNVLLHVESCWATETSDPQDEVQGLFLKDGCPIDHTFRWLSVNGVAPKTRFAMQMFHMPEELPLYFHCLASICGLKENCTKNCTNPQRAKRAANILMDAKSERAAVVSAGPLSVSRQISRVTKTSWTENKMIMMIFILAGLVGILGLAVLLVSVAKAVVVYNAQRLNK